One genomic segment of Cerasicoccus sp. TK19100 includes these proteins:
- the argJ gene encoding bifunctional glutamate N-acetyltransferase/amino-acid acetyltransferase ArgJ, whose translation MSDAIQITNPSPGLGDTPGFSTAGIACDVRNNGKERLDLALVYSKTPCTAAGVFTTNDVKAAPVVLDMEILKSGAPIHGFVANSGNANACTGAQGMADAKEMVTLAEQASGAPAGSFFVCSTGRIGRQMPMTNLRKGIAEAGSALEDSAAQSEKAAYAILTSDTKPKTVTTRFDWQGQTITVSGMGKGAGMIEPNMATMLAFVTTDAAVAKPLLQQVLSTANKTSFNQITVDGDMSTNDTVLLFANGVSGIEVTEDQPELLELFQEAVSIVCRKLAEKIVGDGERVTKFVRLYIKGAPSDQAAEKVARAIGNSLLVKTSWFGSDPNWGRLMDAAGYARVGLVEAKVDLFYNDVPALLQGTPQDDNLATWKDIVAKKEFSITLNLNVGEGAYELLSTDLSTGYVDFNKSE comes from the coding sequence ATGAGCGACGCCATCCAAATTACCAACCCCTCCCCTGGCCTCGGCGACACGCCCGGCTTCAGCACTGCGGGCATCGCCTGCGACGTACGCAACAACGGCAAGGAGCGGCTCGACCTAGCACTGGTTTATTCCAAAACGCCGTGCACTGCCGCGGGTGTTTTCACTACGAATGACGTCAAGGCGGCACCCGTCGTCCTCGACATGGAGATTTTAAAGAGCGGCGCTCCGATCCACGGTTTCGTCGCCAACAGCGGCAACGCCAACGCCTGCACCGGCGCGCAAGGCATGGCCGACGCCAAGGAAATGGTCACCCTCGCCGAGCAAGCGTCCGGCGCGCCAGCGGGCTCATTCTTCGTTTGCTCGACGGGACGGATTGGTCGGCAGATGCCCATGACCAACCTGCGGAAAGGCATTGCTGAAGCGGGTTCCGCGCTGGAAGACTCTGCGGCGCAAAGTGAAAAGGCTGCCTACGCGATCCTCACGTCCGACACCAAGCCGAAGACCGTCACCACGCGGTTTGACTGGCAGGGACAGACCATCACCGTGTCCGGCATGGGCAAGGGGGCGGGCATGATCGAGCCCAACATGGCCACGATGCTTGCCTTTGTCACGACCGACGCTGCCGTCGCCAAGCCACTGCTTCAGCAGGTGCTCTCGACTGCCAATAAAACGTCTTTCAACCAGATCACCGTCGATGGCGACATGAGCACCAATGACACGGTGCTGCTTTTTGCCAACGGCGTGAGCGGCATCGAAGTCACCGAAGACCAGCCCGAACTGCTCGAGCTTTTCCAGGAGGCCGTGAGCATTGTCTGCCGGAAACTGGCGGAGAAAATCGTCGGCGACGGCGAGCGGGTCACCAAGTTTGTCCGGCTTTACATTAAGGGTGCCCCGTCCGATCAAGCCGCCGAGAAGGTGGCGCGGGCGATTGGCAACTCGTTGCTGGTCAAGACTTCCTGGTTTGGCAGCGACCCCAACTGGGGCCGACTAATGGACGCCGCGGGCTACGCCCGGGTCGGCCTCGTCGAAGCCAAGGTCGACCTATTTTACAACGACGTCCCCGCCCTGCTCCAGGGCACGCCGCAAGATGACAATCTCGCAACGTGGAAGGACATCGTCGCCAAAAAAGAATTTTCCATCACCCTAAATTTAAATGTCGGCGAAGGGGCCTACGAATTGCTTTCGACGGACCTCTCGACCGGCTACGTTGACTTTAACAAATCCGAATAA
- the argC gene encoding N-acetyl-gamma-glutamyl-phosphate reductase gives MKPVNVGIVGAAGYSGEELVRLIAGHPHANLTAVTSRSLAGKPVVEVMPRFRGLLPNDFAFTESDPQALAARDDIDVFFLALPHGVAAEYAEALVAAGKKVLDLSADFRLSSTETYKEFYGAEHPAPELLKDAAYVIPEVHGSGWENAKMIACPGCYPTSVITPLAPLLKAGLVEKDSIIVNAMSGVSGAGKKVSEDYIYCERNESAKAYGVPKHRHLSEIEEQLSAAAGEGVVIQFTPHLVPMKRGIATTIVAKAKQAGIEAIYAEWEKAYGDRPLVSLLPSGKTPDTAHVTGTSRIDFSAAYDARTGNVVITSAEDNLLKGASGQAVQLMNLWLGFPETAGLF, from the coding sequence ATGAAACCAGTCAATGTAGGCATCGTCGGCGCCGCCGGATACTCCGGTGAAGAGCTCGTGCGGCTCATCGCCGGGCATCCCCACGCCAACCTCACCGCTGTGACCTCCCGGTCGCTCGCGGGAAAACCGGTGGTGGAAGTCATGCCGCGGTTCCGGGGCCTGCTGCCCAATGACTTTGCATTCACGGAATCCGATCCCCAGGCCCTCGCCGCGCGGGACGATATCGACGTCTTTTTCCTGGCCCTCCCCCACGGCGTTGCCGCCGAATATGCGGAGGCCCTCGTTGCCGCAGGCAAGAAGGTGCTCGACCTGAGCGCTGACTTCCGGCTCAGCTCGACCGAGACCTACAAGGAGTTTTATGGTGCGGAACACCCTGCGCCGGAACTACTTAAAGACGCCGCCTACGTCATTCCCGAGGTGCATGGCAGCGGTTGGGAAAACGCCAAAATGATCGCCTGCCCGGGTTGCTACCCGACGAGCGTCATCACCCCGCTGGCTCCTTTACTCAAGGCCGGACTCGTTGAAAAAGACAGCATCATCGTCAACGCAATGAGCGGCGTCAGCGGCGCAGGCAAGAAGGTTTCCGAAGACTACATTTACTGCGAGCGGAACGAGTCCGCCAAGGCCTACGGCGTGCCGAAGCACCGGCATCTCTCCGAAATCGAAGAGCAGCTCAGCGCCGCCGCGGGCGAAGGCGTCGTCATTCAATTTACGCCACACCTCGTCCCAATGAAGCGGGGCATTGCCACGACCATCGTCGCCAAGGCGAAGCAAGCCGGCATTGAGGCCATCTACGCCGAGTGGGAAAAAGCCTATGGCGATCGGCCCCTCGTCTCCCTGCTGCCCAGCGGCAAGACGCCCGACACCGCCCACGTGACCGGCACGTCGCGGATCGATTTCTCCGCCGCCTACGACGCGCGGACCGGCAACGTGGTCATCACGAGCGCCGAGGACAATCTCCTCAAAGGTGCCAGTGGCCAGGCCGTGCAACTCATGAATCTCTGGCTTGGTTTCCCCGAAACCGCCGGCCTTTTCTAA
- the rpsI gene encoding 30S ribosomal protein S9, with protein sequence MTETQTVYTAVGRRKTSSARVRLTPGGSGKITINDREFEDYCYSEMMQRGVARPLDITETKADFDVFIRVEGGGPTGQTGAMAHGIARALQKFNPELRPVLKKAGLITRDPRMKERKKSGQPGARKRFQFSKR encoded by the coding sequence ATGACCGAAACTCAGACAGTTTACACCGCCGTTGGCCGTCGCAAGACCTCTTCCGCCCGCGTTCGCCTGACTCCGGGCGGCTCCGGCAAGATCACGATCAACGATCGTGAATTCGAAGATTACTGCTACTCGGAAATGATGCAGCGCGGCGTTGCCCGCCCGCTCGACATCACCGAAACCAAGGCAGACTTCGACGTGTTCATCCGCGTTGAAGGCGGTGGCCCAACCGGTCAAACCGGTGCCATGGCACACGGCATTGCCCGCGCCCTGCAGAAGTTCAATCCCGAGCTTCGCCCCGTCCTCAAGAAGGCTGGTCTGATCACCCGTGATCCGCGCATGAAGGAACGTAAGAAGTCCGGTCAACCCGGCGCTCGCAAGCGTTTCCAGTTCTCCAAGCGCTAA
- the rplM gene encoding 50S ribosomal protein L13, with translation MKTTLAKPDADKKWVLVDAEGKVLGRIAVEIANILRGRNKPTYTPHVDAGDYVVVINAEKVKLTGRKEEDKQYMFHTGWVGNEYRRNVAHFRANKPAFLIENAVKGMLPRNKLARHMMSKLKVYAGSEHPHEAQNPQPLSK, from the coding sequence ATGAAGACAACTTTAGCAAAACCAGACGCCGACAAGAAGTGGGTGCTCGTAGATGCCGAGGGCAAAGTCCTTGGCCGTATCGCTGTGGAGATTGCCAATATCCTCCGTGGCCGCAATAAGCCTACCTACACGCCGCACGTCGATGCTGGCGACTATGTCGTCGTAATCAACGCCGAGAAGGTCAAGCTGACCGGCCGTAAGGAAGAGGACAAACAATACATGTTCCACACTGGCTGGGTCGGTAATGAATACCGCCGCAATGTCGCGCACTTCCGCGCGAACAAGCCAGCTTTCTTAATTGAAAATGCCGTCAAGGGCATGCTCCCCCGCAACAAGCTGGCTCGCCACATGATGAGCAAGCTCAAGGTTTACGCCGGCTCGGAGCACCCGCACGAAGCGCAAAACCCGCAACCGCTCAGCAAGTAA